Genomic DNA from Streptomyces venezuelae:
TCGGCTCGCTCCTGGCCAAACGGCTCAGGCACCACGCGTCCGCCTGGTTCGGCCTCCTCGAATCGGTCCTCGCGCTGGTCGGCGGGTGCAGCGCCATGGTGCTGTACGCGGCGTTCGCGTGGTCCGGCGGCAGGGACGAGCTGTGGGCGGGCGGTTCGCGCTATCTGCTGGTCGCGTTCTCCCTGGCCATCGGCATCCTCATCGGCGCCGAGGTGCCGCTCCTCATGGTGCTCATCCAGCGCATCCGCAGGCAGGACGCGGGCGGCGCCGTCGCCGACCTGTTCGCCGCCGACTACGTGGGGGCGCTGGTCGGCGGGCTCGCCTTCCCCTTCCTGCTCCTGCCGCTGTTCGGACAGCTGACGGGCGCCCTGTTCACCGGATCCGTCAACGCCATCGCGGGCGGCGCGCTCGTGTTCGGCCTGTTCAGACAGGACCTGAGCGTCCGTGCCCGCTGGGTGCTCCTCACCGTCAACGTCGTCGTCCTGTCCCTGCTCGCCTCCGCCGCCGTGCTCGTCGACGACTTCGAGCGGGCCGCCCGGCGCGCCGTGTACGGCAGGGACGTGCGGGTCGCCGTGCAGACCGACGTCCAGGAAGTCGTCCTCACCGGCGGGCGCCTCGGCTCCCTCGACCTCTTCCTCGACGGCCGCCTGCGCATCAGCGGACGCGACGAGGCGCGCTACCACCGCGGCCTCGTCGCCCCCGCGATGCGTGGGCGCCACGCGCGCGTGCTGATCCTCGGCGGCGGCGACGGCCTCGCGGCGCGCGAGGTCCTGCGCCACCCCGGTGTGCGCCGCGTCGACGTCGTCGAACTCGACACGGGCGTCGTCGACCTCGCACGGCACGACCCGGCCCTCAGCGAGCTCAACGCCCACGCCTACCGCGACCCGCGCGTCCGCGTGGTCCACGCCGACGCGTTCCGCTGGCTGCGCCTGGCCCGCACGCGGTACGACGTGGTGATCTCCGACCTGCCCGACCCCGGCATCACCCCCAGCACGAAGCTCTACTCCCAGGAGTTCTACGGCCTGACCACCCGCGTCCTCGCCGACGGCGGCCGCCTCGCCGTCCACGCGGGGCCCCTGGCGACCAGGCCCCGCGTCTTCTGGACGGTCGAGGCGACGCTGCGCGCGGCGGGGCTGCGGACGGTGGCGTACCGCGTGGGCGGCAGGGAGTCCGGGTTCGCCCCCGGGCCCGACCGCACGGCGGGCGGGCCGACGGCGCCCCGCGACTGGGGCTTCGTGCTGGCCTCGCGGACCCGCCCGGTCCTG
This window encodes:
- a CDS encoding polyamine aminopropyltransferase — encoded protein: MIESTVRLPVSPRTGRFLVLAGVFVCAACGLVYELELVALAAYLIGDSVTQASVVLSVMVFAMGIGSLLAKRLRHHASAWFGLLESVLALVGGCSAMVLYAAFAWSGGRDELWAGGSRYLLVAFSLAIGILIGAEVPLLMVLIQRIRRQDAGGAVADLFAADYVGALVGGLAFPFLLLPLFGQLTGALFTGSVNAIAGGALVFGLFRQDLSVRARWVLLTVNVVVLSLLASAAVLVDDFERAARRAVYGRDVRVAVQTDVQEVVLTGGRLGSLDLFLDGRLRISGRDEARYHRGLVAPAMRGRHARVLILGGGDGLAAREVLRHPGVRRVDVVELDTGVVDLARHDPALSELNAHAYRDPRVRVVHADAFRWLRLARTRYDVVISDLPDPGITPSTKLYSQEFYGLTTRVLADGGRLAVHAGPLATRPRVFWTVEATLRAAGLRTVAYRVGGRESGFAPGPDRTAGGPTAPRDWGFVLASRTRPVLRRAAGSAVVRAGEPAAELTRQRGLAPSTLMHPRYAN